The following are encoded in a window of Stegostoma tigrinum isolate sSteTig4 chromosome 40, sSteTig4.hap1, whole genome shotgun sequence genomic DNA:
- the LOC125461477 gene encoding probable G-protein coupled receptor 139, translating into MYNRVEMKKKSKEKRHSAGSPKLKRAVMLLNSIKQAKMCCLLASQSQTERDDLQKQGTTQSKLKMHSLIRTVRKIFYLVLGIIGFPVNLVTVAILFRGKCGLSACSSRYLQAMAVVDLLVVIIEIILSRIKDDFFPPSFLDITPVCSVHYALCRVAIDCSVWFTIMFTFDRYVAICCEKLKTKYCTEKTATVVLATTGILLCLKNIPIYFRFEPRKIIDGIPWGCSNSDAYYDDPVWKGFKNFEKILTPIFPFGLILFLNALTVRHILVASRVRKSLKGQSEGESSRDPEMESRRQSVILLFAISGWFVFLWFWYILYYFDVDDPLDSHGEYRFEKVAYMLRNLNCCTNTIVYLASLSKFREKLRNPLEAIFT; encoded by the exons ATGTACAACAGGGtggaaatgaagaagaaaagtAAAGAGAAGAGG CACTCAGCTGGCTCTCCAAAACTAAAGAGAGCAGTGATGCTCCTGAACTCCATCAAACAGGCCAAGATGTGTTGTCTGTTG GCATCACAGAGTCAAACTGAAAGGGATGATCTGCAGAAGCAAGGAACAACACAAAGCAAACTGAAAATGCACAGTTTGATTCGAACGGTGAGGAAAATATTCTACCTAGTTCTCGGCATCATTGGCTTTCCTG tcaaTTTAGTGACTGTTGCGATCCTGTTTCGAGGAAAATGTGGACTCTCAGCCTGCAGCTCTCGTTACCTTCAGGCCATGGCAGTGGTGGATCTATTGGTCGTTATCATTGAAATCATACTCAGCCGAATCAAAGATGATTTTTTCCCACCATCATTCTTGGACATCACCCCTGTGTGTAGTGTTCACTATGCCCTGTGCCGTGTAGCCATAGACTGCTCTGTGTGGTTCACCATCATGTTCACCTTCGATCGATATGTCGCCATTTGTTGTGAGAAACTGAAAACCAAATACTGCACTGAAAAAACTGCAACTGTGGTTCTTGCAACAACCGGCATTCTgctctgtttaaaaaacattcccATCTACTTTAGATTTGAACCTCGGAAGATTATTGACGGCATACCATGGGGCTGCTCGAATTCAGATGCATATTATGATGACCCTGTCTGGAAAGGATTTAAGAACTTTGAAAAGATTCTCACACCCATTTTCCCATTTGgtttaattctgttcctcaaTGCCCTGACAGTCAGACATATTTTAGTGGCCAGTCGAGTCCGTAAAAGTCTGAAGGGTCAAAGTGAGGGAGAAAGTTCCAGggacccagagatggagagcagaaggcAGTCTGTGATTTTACTCTTTGCCATATCTGGCTGGTTTGTTTTTCTGTGGTTTTGGTATATTTTGTATTATTTTGATGTTGATGATCCTTTAGACAGTCATGGTGAATATAGATTTGAAAAAGTTGCATATATGCTGCGGAATTTGAATTGCTGTACGAATAC